The DNA region CAGGAAGATGAAACTAGCTATAGCTTTTGATGGGAGTTCGGGCAATTACTGAGGACctactcagtaaaaaaaaaaaaaaaaaaaaaaaaaaaaatatatatatatatatatatatatatatatataaatatatatatatataaatatatatatatatatatatatatatatatatatatatatatatacttactctcTGTTTAATTCCCCATATTAGCATAAACAAGCATTTTATACACATTATGGCATAAGTATTTTCTGAGGctacatattattgttatattcctcTACAGAAATTAAATTGTTTAAGCTTATTAATTTTAAGtcgacgttttttgtttttttttacaattttgagTTGTCGATTTAGCGGCAGTTCTCCCTTGGTGAAACATCAAAGTATATCCAAAATTGGATTTTATTGCTTAATTAATAACAATTCTCTaggtatacataaacattttccgTCCACTGAAGATCCTACCGTCTATCAATTCCATATAAATGAATATCGTAAAGGACTTGATAGCTCATTCACAGATTGTTTCATAATTTTACACACTTTTTGAGCCTTAGTTCAGcacggagaggagaggcagagagagagagagagaggggggggggtattaactATAAGAGTAACCATAAATAAGATTCGTTTCTTTGAGCCCCTAAAACATAATTCAGTTTTGCTTGTCTTTAATCCTTATTTACAAAGATCCAGGGGAAATTGCATCCAAACGGACAGATAAGTAAACACAAATCTGAAAGCGTTTATGTTAGGGAAATTCCAAAGCGAACTATCAGATTTACCTTTTCTCTTCGTGATTTCCATGGTCTAGCTCTCCTCATTGTCGGTGTTGACTTGTTTAAATcctgttttcatttttacttctgcctggatgggaaaaaggaaaaaaatgtaatgctCATCTACATTTGTATGTGcttaccgcacacacacacacacacacacacacgcgcgcgcgcacacacacacgtacacatacacacgtacacacacacacacacacacacacacacacacacacacacacacacacacacacatatatatatatatatatatatatatatatatatatatatatatatatatatatgtgtgtgtgtgtgtgtgtgtgtgtatatgtatatatataaatatatatatatatatatatatatatatatatatatatatatatatatatatgtacagagcaTCATTTTCGTGCCATGaccgatgtttgacgaactacttggcgccatgcggACATCTTTTAATTGACTAGGTGGTTGACCCTTGACCCTTTTCCAGGGGAGTATTTAtttaggtaattattgttggtggttctcaattcATGATATATTCacctactaccgtatctaggtttgatttctTTTGTTAATCAGctgtagacttatatatatatatatatatatatatatatatatatatatatatatatgaatatatatatatatatatatatatatatatatatatatatattatatatatatattatatatatctatatacaaatatatatatatatatatacatatatatatatatatatatatatatatatatttatatatatatatatatatatatatatatatatatatatatatatatatatatatatatatatataagtagagcgATGAttagaccgacacacacacacacacacacacacacacacacacatatatatatatatatatatatatatatatatatatatatatacatataaatatgtgtatatatatatatatatgtatgtatgtatgaatgtatatgtatatgtatatataagtatatatatatatgtacatatatatgtatgtatatatatatatatatatatatatatatatatatatatatatatatatatatatatatatatatgtgtgtgtgtgtgtgtgtgtgtgtgtgtgtgtgtgtgtgtgtgtgtatatatatatatatatatatatgtatatatatgtatatatatatatatatatatatacatatatatatatatatatatatatatatatatatatatatatatatatatatatatgtatgtatatacacacgcacacaagcatacacataaaagcacatgtacgtatataaatgggCGTCTCTGTATATTTCATAAGTAAAGCACATATCCGTCTGCCGAAACCCATGCCGAGCCACGAAACAAAACACATGGAGAGTTGATCACCGGCCGGGGACATTCCCGTGAGCTCAAGGTGTATCTTAAAGTTACTCTGCAGAACATTAAACTGGTTCATGAGACTTTTGTAACTTGGCAGTAACTTAGGAAATGACGTCATTTGGCGAACTTTCCGCGGCACAATACAGAGCAACAAAAATTCGAATTGTCAGACCTTGTCAGCAATGaatcaggaaggggaggaaaaacacttatacatgcaaacacacactcaaacatgcacacacacatacacccacgcgcagacacacacacacacacacacacagattaggaacgtaaaagaaagagggaacataatcacacacacacacacacacccacacacacacacacacacacacacacacacacacacatacagacacacacacacacacacagacacacacacacacacacacacacacacacacatacacacacacacacacatacacacacacacacgcacacacacacacacacacacacacacacacactcacacacacacacacacacacacacacacacacacacacacacacacacacacacacacacacacacacacacacacacactcacacacacacacacacacacacacacacacacatacacacacacacacacacacacacacacacacacacactcacacacacacacacacacacacacacacacatacacacacacacacacacacacacacacacacacacacacacacacactcacacacacacgcacacacacacacacacacatacacacacacacacacacacacacacacacacacacatacacacacacacacacacacacacacacacacacacatacacacacacacacacacacacacatacacacacacacacacacacacacacacacacacacacacacacacacacacacacacacacacacacacacacacacacacacacacacatacacacacacacacacacacacacacacacacatacacacacacacacacacacacacacacatacacacacacacacacgcacacaaagacacacacacacacgggtcagTCATCACATTCATTTACCTATTCATCACTttaaatattatatcataatttctAACCAGACTTTATTAAagacatatattttaaaaaaaatatgacgtGCTTCTAGAAATGAAATTCCTTTTTTCCGTCAACTTCAGAATTGATAGAAAAAGCCAAGAGATTCAGTTTCTTGGAAGAAAGACCGCCTTCCAAGGTTCCAGGTCACTGCCGTTGGGATAAGGTTGCATTACTGTAATATTGCAACAGAAAATTTCATATATTGTCATTCTAAAATGTAGTAGAATCTATATTCAaagactctctctgtctctgtctctctgtctttctttctctctctctttctgtctctctctctctctttctgtctctctctctctctctctctctctctctctctctctctctctctctctctctctctctctctctctctctctctctctctctctctctctctctctctctctctctctctctctctctctctctctctctctctctctctctctctatatatatatatatatatatatatatatatatatatatatatatatatatatatatatatttatatatatgtatatacatatatatttatataatatatataaatatgtatataatgtttatacatatatatatatatatataaatatatatatttatatatatatatatatgtatatatatatatatatatatatatatatatatttatatgtatttatataatatatataaaaataatgtatatatatgtatatatatgtgtgtgtgtatatatatatatatatatatacatatatatatatatatatatatatatacatatatgtttatgtatgtatgtacatagaatgaatacacacacacacactcacacacacacacacacacacacacacacacatatatatatatatatatatatatatatatatatatatatatatatacatatatctaaacatatatataaatatatatatatatatatatatatatatatatacataaacatatatatatacacacatatatgtatgtgtgttgtgtgtttgtgtatgtatgaatgagtgtatgtgcgtgcatgcgtgtgattCTTTTTATTCAAAGTAGGAAgcagaaggggaatgagaaacaCCATCAAGAAAATATCGACTAGAAGTTGCCTTAACAAAACCCGTGGGCTGCAAAGAGCGcagtgggcgagggagaggagtagggaccCGGAACTACACATGACCGAGCCGAGTGTTGGGATGAAAGGACTTCAGTTTGCTTCTTCCGttccctctttcctatttttttcttgtttcctcgttctctccctttttttctttctctctttctttttttcttttttcatgatgTTTTTACGTCGGGTTACAGAGGAGGAcggatgtgtgtgtatccgtgttggtctagctctctctctatatatatatttatctctctcccttgtctatgtctctctctctctctgtctctttctctctctctctctctctctctctctctctctctctctctctctctctctctctctctctctcgctctctctctctctctctatctatctatctatctatctatctctatctctctctctccctctttctctatctctctctctctctctctttatatatatatatatatatatatatatatatatatatatatatatatatataaatattcgaaggcacacacacacacacaaacacacacacacacacatatatatatatatatatatatatatatatatatatatatatatatatatatatatatatatgtatatgtatatatatatatatatatatatatatatatacgtacacccacctatatgtgtgtatgtgtgtgtgcttctgtgtatatatgttatatatattcatatttatacacacacacacacacacacacacacacacacacacacacacacacacacacacacacacacacacacacacacacacacacacacacaccagattaGGAAcgtaaaagaaagagggaacataATCACGGATTATCATGAACACAAGGaatgcataaaaaacaacaactttaaacCTTTTCCTTAGACTCCATTTTTGCATTTGTTATCTAGACACGTTCCCAGATTCATTGCAAAGGAGTAAATAGTTCATCGCCTTCGCCCTTTTGATACGTTCGGGAatgagtgtatggtgtaagaggaAATGCCGTGttagaagaagtgtggaaaggaccGATagcagtgtatgtatgtgtgtgtgtgtgtgtgtgtgaaacgtatGCAAATGAGACGAAATGAGGTAGGCGTGGTTTagatcccgaggagaggcgtgtaaaGATGCACCATCTATATTATAGTGTTTTTGATTTATTGCTGCTCAAAATTTAAACATTAAAATAAGTTTCTTCCTTTTACAAATAGTCGAAGAcatctaagaaaaaaataaagaaagaaagaaaagaaaagaaatagaaagaaagaaagaaagaaaaaaaaaaatatatacatatatatacatacatacatatgtatgtgtatctatttattttgtaagacagtataaaacaaaacagaagtatAGGAAAACACAATGACtaaaacgcaagacaaagacataaacataaaacacagGGAAGACAAGCACAaagcacaaatataaaaatatgaaccaCTTTCTCTCACGCATACTGGAACTTTATCACTTACTCATATTGCCGAGACCATCATTTCTCTGTGCACCACGACCGACACCGGCACTGTCCTGAAGGGCACAAATGGCACTGTCTTGAAGGACATTGGCACTGTCTTGAAGAGCACTGGCACTGTCTCGAAGGACATTGACACTGTCTTAAAAGGCACTGACACTGTCTTGAAGGAAACTGGCACTGCCTTGAAAGGCTCTGGCACTGTATTGAAAGGTATTGACACTGTCTTGAAAGGCACTAGCACTTTCTTGAAGGACACGGTCACTGTCTTGAAGGGCGCTGGCACTATATTGAAAGGCACTGGCACTGTCTTGAAGGGCACTGGTACTGTCTTGAAAGACACTGGCACTGTCTTGAAAGGAACTGGCACTGCCGTGAAGGACACTGTCCTTGAAAGGCACATGCACTGTCTGGAAGGGCACTGGCACTGTCTTGAAAGGCACTGGCACTGTCTTGAAAGACACTGGCACTGTCTTGAAAGAGACTGGCTCTGTCTTGAAGGGCACTGGCACTGTCTTGAAAGGCACTGATACTGTCTTGGACATTTGCACTGTCTTGAAGGACATTGGCACTGTCTTGAAAGGCACTGGCACTGTCTTGAAGGGCTCTGGCACTGTCTTGAAGGACACTGACACTGTCTTGAAAGGCACTGGCACTGTCTTGAAGGGCTCTGGCACTGTTTTGAAAGGCACTGGCACTGTCTTGAAGGGCGCTGGCACTGTCTTGAAGGACATTTGCACTGTCTTCAAAGGTACAGGCACTGTCTTGGAGGGTACTGGCACTGTCTTGAAGGGCGCTGGCACTGCCTTGAAGGGCACTGGCACTATCTTGAAGGGCATTGACACTGACTTGAAGGGCGCCGGCACTGTCTTGAAGGGTACTGGTACTGTCTTGAAGGGCACTGGCACTATCTTGAAGAGCACTGACACTGACTTGAAGGGCTCTGGCACTGTATTGAAGAGTACTGGCACTGTTTTGAAGGGCACTAGAACTGTCTTGAAGGACACACTTGCAAATAAAAAGCTTTTGTAATCATTAagaatattactataatcattgaaaatattattaatattttgttcttaaatgaagaataaagttatatggaaaaaaaaaaaaaaacgtgtaaaaGATTATATCGTCAAATCGGAGTTCATAAAATGTTCAGCGCAAAAATGTTAAGtgcaaaatattcataaaaacgctcaagtaaaaagataataaataaaaatatcataaaggtaaaagtttctcccttttttacaataattttcttttcacttgcctctttcttttcattgtaGAACACTATGTAAAAATGTTAATtgaatacattaataaaaaataaaaacaaataaaacaaaagcgaaGGTGACGAagctccaggtgggcttcccgttttctgttgtcgcagCTTCCTCGCCGCGACGAGCATCCTGACCCCCGTGGGATGAAAGCAGGGGCTGTGGGCGACCGAGTAGGCGTTGGAGGATGCAGCTGCGACCGAGGAGGTGTGGGAGGATGCAGCTGCGACCGAGGAGGTGTGGGAGGATGCAGCGGGCGACAAGGAGGCGTGGGAGGATGCAGCGGGCGACCGAGGAGGCGTAGGAGGATGCAGCGGGCGACAAGGAGGCGTAGGAGGACGCAGCGGGCGACAAGGACGCGTGGGAGGATGCAGCGGGCGACAAGGACGCGTGGGAGGATGCAGCGGGCTACAAGGACGCGTAGGAGGACGCAGCGGGCGACAAGGACGCGTGGGAGGACGCAGCGGGCGACAAGGACGCGTGGGAGGACGCAGCGGGCGACAAGGACGCGTGGGAGGATGCAGCGGGCGACAAGGAGGCGTGGGAGGATGCAGCGGGCGACAAGGACGCGTGGGAGGATGCAGCGGGCGACAAGGACGCGTGGGAGGACGCAGCGGGCGACAAGGACGCGTGGGAGGATGCAGCGGGCGACAAGGACGCGTGGGAGGATGCAGCGGGCGACAAGGAGGCGCGGGAGGATGCAGCGGGCGACAAGGAGGCGTGGGAGGACGCAGCGGGCGACAAGGACGCGTGGGAGGATGCAGCGGGCGACAAGGACGCGTGGGAGGAAGCAGCGGGCGACAAGGACGCGTGGGAGGACGCAGCGGGCGACAAGGACGCGTGGGAGGACGCAGCGGGCGACAAGGACGCGTGGGAGGACGCAGCGGGCGACAAGGAGGCGTGGGAGGATGCAGCGGGCGACAAGGAGGCGTGGGAGGATGCAGCGGGCGACAAGGACGCGTGGGAGGATGCAGCGGGCTACAAGGACGCGTAGGAGGACGCAGCGGGCGACAAGGACGCGTGGGAGGACGCAGCGGGCGACAAGGAGGCGTGGGAGGATGCAGCGGGCGACAAGGAGGCGTGGGAGGATGCAGCGGGCGACAAGGAGGCGTGGGAGGATGCAGCGGGCGACAAGGACGCGTGGGAGGACGCAGCGGGCGACAAGGAGGCGCGGGAggatgcagcatatatatatatatatatatatatatatatatatatatatatatatatatatatatatatatatatatatataattatccacgTCAAAATACTAATAAATGGATAATGCAATCCCAATTTGACTTGCTTTTTGTCAGCGTCAATATATCTTCGTACGATTAATATAAACTTCTAACTTCCTACTTCTAACTTCCTTCCCACACCAATCATATAATTCACAGTTAATTCGTTTTGCTTTTTCACTGCTTCCAAATACCTTactctgaagaaaaaaatcaatatccaAGTATTGGCAtcaaaaagagatataaaaagacaCTTATCTGGGTATCTCTAAATAAACGAATCAGTAGCAAGCTGTGTCTACTATCAGTCTTTActattcaaaatataaatatcattttaaCGACTACCAATGCCTAGTTACCAAATACACTTATTTTAACCTTTACTAACCTAGTACCAACGTCCGTTTATCCAAGAATCCATCGTTTACCAAAATCTATTTATCCAAATACCAATGTTTATTTGCCCATAAACAATGACTTTTATCCACTCTATTTATCATTTCATGCATCATCAGTGTCCTTCTATCTATTATCAGTATCTATTATTCAGTAtcagtgtgtatctatctactatcAGTATTCACTATCATAGTGTCCGATTTCTCCAATACCAATATCCAGGTATCCAATATCAGTGTTTACCCAATCGACATATCCACGGTGTCCACCTTATCTATTAAACCCCAACGCCGGTGCTTGAATATCCAGTTTCAAATATCCAAACTTCCGGTTCTTCTTGTCTTGATATATTGCCACCCGACAGCCACTCTTTGTTTACACGTCGACCTGGAGGATCGTCCGGCCTTTTATTGAGTCCTGTATCAAATATCGTGATGTTATGGCACTGATCACATGAGGCTGGGACATGGAAcagattttattttgattttatttgtatttcttttgtcgTATTGAATT from Penaeus chinensis breed Huanghai No. 1 chromosome 31, ASM1920278v2, whole genome shotgun sequence includes:
- the LOC125041991 gene encoding SH3 domain-containing protein C23A1.17-like, whose translation is MKRKSVSFKTVLVPFKTVPVLFNTVPEPFKSVSVLFKIVPVPFKTVPVPFKTVPAPFKSVSMPFKIVPVPFKAVPAPFKTVPVPSKTVPVPLKTVQMSFKTVPAPFKTVPVPFKTVPEPFKTVPVPFKTVSVSFKTVPEPFKTVPVPFKTVPMSFKTVQMSKTVSVPFKTVPVPFKTEPVSFKTVPVSFKTVPTVPVSFKTVPVPFKTVPVPFNIVPAPFKTVTVSFKKVLVPFKTVSIPFNTVPEPFKAVPVSFKTVSVPFKTVSMSFETVPVLFKTVPMSFKTVPFVPFRTVPVSVVVHREMMVSAEVKMKTGFKQVNTDNEES
- the LOC125041992 gene encoding 30 kDa salivary gland allergen Aed a 3-like, translated to MKAGAVGDRVGVGGCSCDRGGVGGCSCDRGGEDAAGDKDAWEDAAGDKDAWEDAAGDKDAWEDAAGDKEAWEDAAGDKDAWEDAAGDKDAWEDAAGDKDAWEDAAGDKDAWEDAAGDKEAREDAAGDKEAWEDAAGDKDAWEDAAGDKDAWEEAAGDKDAWEDAAGDKDAWEDAAGDKDAWEDAAGDKEAWEDAAGDKEAWEDAAGDKDAWEDAAGYKDA